The DNA sequence ATAATGCTATTCAAGCCATGAAAGGCAAAGGAGAATTGTTTGTCTCTACCAAAAAACAAGACGATAAGGTAACAGTATCTATTCGTGATACAGGAAGTGGCATTCCAAAAGAAATACAAGATAGAATTTTTGAAGCCTTTTTTACCACCAAGCCAACAGGAGAAGGAAGTGGATTAGGACTAGACATCACTAAAAAAGTAGTTGCAAGACACGATGGAAAAATTTGGTTTGAAACCGAAGAAGGTATAGGAACTACGTTTTTTATAGAAATTCCATTGTAAAATAAATATCATGAAACAATATGAGTATATATCAAAAACTCATCGATAACGGAGTTTCACATTTAGAAACACAGATAGAACAAGAGGCAGGTCGTATAACAAATATGATGTTGTTAACAATGACCTTTGCTACTTTTGGAATAGGCATAGCATTTCTCATTTTCGCAATTCCCAAAAGTATTCTTTATGGCATATTAGCTGTGCTTTTTGCTGGTGTAACAGGACTTTTACTTAACAGACTAGGTTTCTTTAAGAGTAGTAAGTTCATATTTCTGATGACATTTAATTTGGTAGGTCTTTACATCTCTCTGAAAATCAATTTTGGAGATTATATTCTTTTCATATTAAATCCTTTACTTATTGCTCCTTTTCTTATTTTTACTCATAAAGAAAAAGTATGGAAATATTCATTGATAGCCTTGCCAATGCTATGTTATTCATTTTTATTTTATACAGATTTTACTGTATCTACCTTAAAAAAAGTAGAGATTCCAGCAGAATTATTATCTATCATTCAGATAAACGATATAATTACTGTATCTTTTATGATAGTAGCATTAATACAAGGCTTCGTTTATGCTATCAATAGACAACAGGCAGAATTGAAAAAGAGTATAGAAGCGTTAGAAGAAAAAAATAATCTCATAGAACATCAACAAGAGGAATTACAAAACCAAAACGAAGAACTCCAAACCTCTGAAGAAGAACTCAAACAAAACTTAGAAGAACTCAATGCTACACAAGAAGAGCTACGCAGACAAAAAGAAGAGGTAGAACAAGCCTTTCTACAACTCAAAACTACACAAAAACAGCTTATTCAGTCTGAAAAAATGGCAAGTTTAGGTCAGCTTGTTGCCAATATTGCTCACGAGATAAATACGCCTCTTGGTGCTATTCGCTCTTCGGCAGGTAATATTTCTAATAACTTTAAAAAAAATCTATTAGAACTTGCTAGAATAGCAGAAACTGCCCCCATAGAAACATCAGAGCTATTTATTGAACTTTTAGAAAAATCTAGCGACAAACTTGACCTTCTCACAACAAGGGAAAAAAGAAAAATACGTTTTGCATTATCTGATAGGTTAGAAAAAAAAGGAGTAGAAGAAGCAGAAAATTATGCTGATATACTTGTTGAGATGGGAATGCAAACCGAAGAAGACTTGTTCATCAAGTTACTCAATTCCACCAATGGAGAAAGACTGATTGATATTGCTTTTCAGCTTTCCAATATTATTAAGTGCAATCAAACTATTCAAACAGCCACAAACAGAGCAGCCAAAATTGTCTTTGCACTTAAAAAATTTGCTCGTCAAGACCAAACTGACAAAAAAACACCTGTTAATCTAAATGAAAGCATAAATACCACTCTCACACTTTATCACAACCAAATAAAACATGGCATAGATGTATATCAAAATTTTGTACAAACACCAACGTTTATGGGGTATCCAGACGAACTTATACAGGTTTGGACGAATATCATCCATAATGCCATTCAAGCTATGAAGGGCAAAGGAAAACTAATCGTTTCTACTCATAATGAGCAAGATAAAGTATTAATTTCTATAGAAGATACAGGTATAGGCATTGCGAAAGAAATTCAAGGTAAGATATTTGATGCTTTTTTTACAACTAAAGCCATTGGAGAAGGAAGTGGCTTAGGATTAGATATTACTCGTAAAATTATTGAAAAACATAATGGCAAGATTTGGTTCGAAACCAAAGAAGGAGTCGGAACTACTTTTTTTGTGGAAATACCTACAAACCTAAAGAATGAATGAGTTAAGAAAAGTATTGCGTCTTATTGTCTATGGCGATGAAAATAGACAATATCCAGATACATATTTTGAGGAACAAAATTAC is a window from the Bernardetia sp. genome containing:
- a CDS encoding ATP-binding protein produces the protein MSIYQKLIDNGVSHLETQIEQEAGRITNMMLLTMTFATFGIGIAFLIFAIPKSILYGILAVLFAGVTGLLLNRLGFFKSSKFIFLMTFNLVGLYISLKINFGDYILFILNPLLIAPFLIFTHKEKVWKYSLIALPMLCYSFLFYTDFTVSTLKKVEIPAELLSIIQINDIITVSFMIVALIQGFVYAINRQQAELKKSIEALEEKNNLIEHQQEELQNQNEELQTSEEELKQNLEELNATQEELRRQKEEVEQAFLQLKTTQKQLIQSEKMASLGQLVANIAHEINTPLGAIRSSAGNISNNFKKNLLELARIAETAPIETSELFIELLEKSSDKLDLLTTREKRKIRFALSDRLEKKGVEEAENYADILVEMGMQTEEDLFIKLLNSTNGERLIDIAFQLSNIIKCNQTIQTATNRAAKIVFALKKFARQDQTDKKTPVNLNESINTTLTLYHNQIKHGIDVYQNFVQTPTFMGYPDELIQVWTNIIHNAIQAMKGKGKLIVSTHNEQDKVLISIEDTGIGIAKEIQGKIFDAFFTTKAIGEGSGLGLDITRKIIEKHNGKIWFETKEGVGTTFFVEIPTNLKNE